In Lacerta agilis isolate rLacAgi1 chromosome 8, rLacAgi1.pri, whole genome shotgun sequence, one genomic interval encodes:
- the DYRK1B gene encoding dual specificity tyrosine-phosphorylation-regulated kinase 1B isoform X2, with amino-acid sequence MSSQHSHAPFSSIQPMAEHQQIMPDLAILQRRIPLTFRDSATAPLRKLSVDLIKTYKHINEVYYAKKKRRALQVAPEDTSTKKERKVHNEGYDDDNYDYIVRNGERWLERYEIDSLIGKGSFGQVVKAYDQQAQEWVAIKIIKNKKAFLSQAQIELRLLELMNQHDTEMKYYIVHLKRHFMFRSHLCLVFELLSYNLYDLLRNTNFRGVSLNLTRKFAQQLCTALLFLATPELSIIHCDLKPENILLCNPKRSAIKIVDFGSSCQLGQRIYQYIQSRFYRSPEVLLGMPYDLAIDMWSLGCILVEMHTGEPLFSGANEADQMSRIVEVLGLPPPHMLEQAPKARKYFEKLPEGGWVLRRGKDGRKDYKVPGTRRLHEVLGVESGGPGGRRAGEQGHSPSDYLKFKDLVLRMLDYEPRSRITPFYALQHNFFKKTADEGTNTSASTSPSLGTEHSHSTSTTSSVSSSGGSSGSSNDNRGYRYSNRYYGSMGTVHADCEMQSPQAPPQQQMRLWASGDNESIPHILPHKPTPSQAMPCFPPSGHPPYQRPPLPLSPPLPEAMEVSLGPRHLDCNPPGLGSSSLHLGTSAFRTRTAGGSRPEGLGLNYPLRGRGHRDTDETALMGVCVPQGTAASS; translated from the exons ATGTCgagccagcacagccatgctcCCTTCTCCAgcatccagcccatggctgaGCATCAGCAG ATCATGCCAGACCTGGCCATCCTGCAGAGAAGAATCCCGCTCACTTTTCGGGACTCTGCCACAGCCCCACTACGCAAGCTATCTGTCGACCTTATCAAAACTTACAAACATATCAATGAG GTCTATTATGCCAAGAAGAAACGCCGAGCCCTGCAGGTGGCACCCGAGGACACAAGCACCAAAAAGGAACGGAAAGTGCACAACGAGGGCTACGATGACGACAACTATGATTACATTGTTCGCAACGGGGAGCGCTGGCTGGAACGCTATGAAATAGACTCGCTCATTGGCAAGGGATCCTTCGGACAG GTGGTGAAGGCCTATGACCAACAGGCTCAGGAGTGGGTGGCCATAAAGATAATCAAGAACAAGAAGGCATTTTTGAGCCAGGCTCAGATTGAATTGCGATTGCTGGAACTGATGAACCAGCATGACACAGAGATGAAATACTACATTG TGCACTTGAAGCGGCATTTCATGTTCCGGAGCCATTTGTGCCTGGTGTTTGAGTTGCTGTCCTACAACCTCTACGACTTGCTCCGTAACACCAACTTCCGTGGCGTCTCTCTGAACCTCACACGAAAGTTTGCCCAGCAGCTGTGCACTGCATTACTCTTCCTGGCAACACCTGAGCTCAGCATCATCCACTGTGACCTTAAGCCTGAGAACATCCTGCTCTGCAACCCCAAACGCAGTGCCATCAAGATTGTGGACTTTGGCAGCTCCTGCCAGCTGGGCCAGCGG ATCTACCAGTATATCCAGAGCCGATTTTACCGCTCACCTGAAGTGCTACTGGGCATGCCTTATGACCTGGCAATTGACATGTGGTCCTTAGGTTGCATCCTGGTGGAGATGCACACAGGAGAGCCCCTCTTCAGTGGCGCCAATGAG GCAGATCAGATGAGCCGGATTGTGGAGGtgttggggctgccaccccctcaCATGTTGGAGCAGGCTCCCAAAGCTCGGAAGTACTTTGAAAAGCTGCCTGAGGGGGGCTGGGTCCTCCGGCGGGGCAAAGATGGCAGGAAG GACTACAAGGTTCCAGGGACACGGCGGCTGCACGAAGTGCTGGGGGTGGAGAGTGGAGGCCCAGGCGGGCGCCGTGCAGGGGAGCAGGGCCATTCACCTTCGGACTACCTGAAGTTCAAGGATTTGGTGCTGCGCATGCTGGACTATGAACCCCGTAGCCGCATCACCCCCTTCTACGCCCTGCAGCACAACTTCTTCAAGAAAACAGCGGACGAGGGCACCAACACAAGCGCCAGCACCTCACCCAGCCTGGGCACGGAGCACAGCcactccaccagcaccaccagtTCTGTGTCTAGTTCTG GCGGCTCCAGTGGTTCTTCCAACGACAACCGCGGTTACCGTTACAGCAATCGTTACTACGGCAGCATGGGCACCGTGCATGCAGACTGCGAGATGCAGAGTCCTCAA GCGCCCCCTCAGCAGCAGATGCGTCTCTGGGCCAGCGGCGACAACGAGAGTATTCCTCACATCTTACCTCACAAGCCCACGCCCAGCCAGGCCATGCCATGTTTCCCCCCAAGCGGGCACCCTCCGTACCAGCGCCCTCCACTCCCACTCTCTCCCCCGCTTCCCGAGGCCATGGAGGTTTCTCTGGGCCCTCGCCATCTGGACTGCAACCCCCCCGGGCTGGGCTCTTCCTCCTTGCACTTGGGCACCTCGGCCTTCCGGACTAGGACTGCTGGCGGCTCGCGCCCTGAGGGACTTGGCCTCAACTATCCTCTCCGTGGGCGTGGGCACCGAGACACTGACGAGACTGCACTGATGGGTGTCTGCGTGCCCCAGGGCACGGCTGCCAGTTCCTGA
- the DYRK1B gene encoding dual specificity tyrosine-phosphorylation-regulated kinase 1B isoform X1: MVIPSSTETHLNTMLLTLQTHWARQEPSCFLPSACYNRKMVTGGSSTPQCQLPPCSQVASLGRSLPTETIMSSQHSHAPFSSIQPMAEHQQIMPDLAILQRRIPLTFRDSATAPLRKLSVDLIKTYKHINEVYYAKKKRRALQVAPEDTSTKKERKVHNEGYDDDNYDYIVRNGERWLERYEIDSLIGKGSFGQVVKAYDQQAQEWVAIKIIKNKKAFLSQAQIELRLLELMNQHDTEMKYYIVHLKRHFMFRSHLCLVFELLSYNLYDLLRNTNFRGVSLNLTRKFAQQLCTALLFLATPELSIIHCDLKPENILLCNPKRSAIKIVDFGSSCQLGQRIYQYIQSRFYRSPEVLLGMPYDLAIDMWSLGCILVEMHTGEPLFSGANEADQMSRIVEVLGLPPPHMLEQAPKARKYFEKLPEGGWVLRRGKDGRKDYKVPGTRRLHEVLGVESGGPGGRRAGEQGHSPSDYLKFKDLVLRMLDYEPRSRITPFYALQHNFFKKTADEGTNTSASTSPSLGTEHSHSTSTTSSVSSSGGSSGSSNDNRGYRYSNRYYGSMGTVHADCEMQSPQAPPQQQMRLWASGDNESIPHILPHKPTPSQAMPCFPPSGHPPYQRPPLPLSPPLPEAMEVSLGPRHLDCNPPGLGSSSLHLGTSAFRTRTAGGSRPEGLGLNYPLRGRGHRDTDETALMGVCVPQGTAASS; encoded by the exons ATGGTGATCCCCTCCAGCACTGAGACTCATCTCAATACGATGCTGCTCACATTGCAAACGCATTGGGCCCGACAGGAGCCTTCCTGCTTTCTGCCTTCCGCCTGCTACAACAGGAAAATGGTCACAG gtggcagcagcactccacaaTGCCAGCTGCCGCCCTGCAGCCAGGTTGCCTCTCTGGGCCGCTCTCTTCCTACTGAGACAATCATGTCgagccagcacagccatgctcCCTTCTCCAgcatccagcccatggctgaGCATCAGCAG ATCATGCCAGACCTGGCCATCCTGCAGAGAAGAATCCCGCTCACTTTTCGGGACTCTGCCACAGCCCCACTACGCAAGCTATCTGTCGACCTTATCAAAACTTACAAACATATCAATGAG GTCTATTATGCCAAGAAGAAACGCCGAGCCCTGCAGGTGGCACCCGAGGACACAAGCACCAAAAAGGAACGGAAAGTGCACAACGAGGGCTACGATGACGACAACTATGATTACATTGTTCGCAACGGGGAGCGCTGGCTGGAACGCTATGAAATAGACTCGCTCATTGGCAAGGGATCCTTCGGACAG GTGGTGAAGGCCTATGACCAACAGGCTCAGGAGTGGGTGGCCATAAAGATAATCAAGAACAAGAAGGCATTTTTGAGCCAGGCTCAGATTGAATTGCGATTGCTGGAACTGATGAACCAGCATGACACAGAGATGAAATACTACATTG TGCACTTGAAGCGGCATTTCATGTTCCGGAGCCATTTGTGCCTGGTGTTTGAGTTGCTGTCCTACAACCTCTACGACTTGCTCCGTAACACCAACTTCCGTGGCGTCTCTCTGAACCTCACACGAAAGTTTGCCCAGCAGCTGTGCACTGCATTACTCTTCCTGGCAACACCTGAGCTCAGCATCATCCACTGTGACCTTAAGCCTGAGAACATCCTGCTCTGCAACCCCAAACGCAGTGCCATCAAGATTGTGGACTTTGGCAGCTCCTGCCAGCTGGGCCAGCGG ATCTACCAGTATATCCAGAGCCGATTTTACCGCTCACCTGAAGTGCTACTGGGCATGCCTTATGACCTGGCAATTGACATGTGGTCCTTAGGTTGCATCCTGGTGGAGATGCACACAGGAGAGCCCCTCTTCAGTGGCGCCAATGAG GCAGATCAGATGAGCCGGATTGTGGAGGtgttggggctgccaccccctcaCATGTTGGAGCAGGCTCCCAAAGCTCGGAAGTACTTTGAAAAGCTGCCTGAGGGGGGCTGGGTCCTCCGGCGGGGCAAAGATGGCAGGAAG GACTACAAGGTTCCAGGGACACGGCGGCTGCACGAAGTGCTGGGGGTGGAGAGTGGAGGCCCAGGCGGGCGCCGTGCAGGGGAGCAGGGCCATTCACCTTCGGACTACCTGAAGTTCAAGGATTTGGTGCTGCGCATGCTGGACTATGAACCCCGTAGCCGCATCACCCCCTTCTACGCCCTGCAGCACAACTTCTTCAAGAAAACAGCGGACGAGGGCACCAACACAAGCGCCAGCACCTCACCCAGCCTGGGCACGGAGCACAGCcactccaccagcaccaccagtTCTGTGTCTAGTTCTG GCGGCTCCAGTGGTTCTTCCAACGACAACCGCGGTTACCGTTACAGCAATCGTTACTACGGCAGCATGGGCACCGTGCATGCAGACTGCGAGATGCAGAGTCCTCAA GCGCCCCCTCAGCAGCAGATGCGTCTCTGGGCCAGCGGCGACAACGAGAGTATTCCTCACATCTTACCTCACAAGCCCACGCCCAGCCAGGCCATGCCATGTTTCCCCCCAAGCGGGCACCCTCCGTACCAGCGCCCTCCACTCCCACTCTCTCCCCCGCTTCCCGAGGCCATGGAGGTTTCTCTGGGCCCTCGCCATCTGGACTGCAACCCCCCCGGGCTGGGCTCTTCCTCCTTGCACTTGGGCACCTCGGCCTTCCGGACTAGGACTGCTGGCGGCTCGCGCCCTGAGGGACTTGGCCTCAACTATCCTCTCCGTGGGCGTGGGCACCGAGACACTGACGAGACTGCACTGATGGGTGTCTGCGTGCCCCAGGGCACGGCTGCCAGTTCCTGA